Proteins co-encoded in one Taeniopygia guttata chromosome 4, bTaeGut7.mat, whole genome shotgun sequence genomic window:
- the SOD3 gene encoding extracellular superoxide dismutase [Cu-Zn] yields MFLILSLVIGLTLSASGVMTDKETDPRQESLNEIQKQVNDLWQNLLYPVTNGNDTDGMIYATCEMKPSSKIDADKPQVTGQVLFRQSYSYGRLEALFYLDGFPLDNNQSSRAIHIHELGDLSNGCDSTGGHYNPFRVNHPRHPGDFGNFLPKEGKIRKYKTNLFATIFGPYSIMGRSVVIHEQEDDMGKGNNKASLENGNAGKRLACCVIGISNKNLWEEKLPEVTDKKKRGLNRRTYSQA; encoded by the coding sequence ATGTTTCTGATTCTTTCTCTGGTCATTGGGCTCACCCTGTCTGCCTCTGGTGTCATGACAGACAAGGAAACTGACCCACGCCAGGAGTCACTGaatgaaatacagaaacaaGTGAACGACCTCTGGCAGAATTTGCTCTACCCAGTAACAAATGGTAACGACACTGATGGAATGATTTACGCCACTTGTGAAATGAAGCCCAGCTCCAAAATAGATGCTGACAAGCCACAAGTGACTGGACAAGTCTTATTCAGGCAGAGTTACTCATATGGAAGACTGGAAGCCTTATTTTACTTGGATGGGTTTCCACTGGATAACAATCAGTCCAGCAGAGCTATTCACATCCACGAGCTTGGAGACCTCAGCAATGGCTGTGATTCTACAGGGGGACACTATAACCCTTTCAGAGTGAATCATCCTCGTCACCCAGGAGATTTTGGCAACTTTCTTCCTAAAGAAGGCAAAatcagaaaatacaaaacaaaccTCTTTGCCACAATCTTTGGTCCATATTCCATCATGGGCAGATCTGTTGTAATCCACGAGCAGGAAGATGACATGGGCAAGGGCAATAATAAGGCCAGtttggaaaatggaaatgctgGGAAACGTCTGGCTTGCTGTGTGATTGGGATAAGCAACAAGAACCTCTGGGAAGAGAAACTGCCTGAGGTTACGGACAAGAAGAAGAGAGGGCTCAACAGAAGAACATACAGCCAGGCTTAG